In one window of Solanum pennellii chromosome 2, SPENNV200 DNA:
- the LOC107008799 gene encoding suberization-associated anionic peroxidase 2, with protein sequence MGFRLSHLSLAVSLVALALAGVAIYRNTYEAMVMNNGSLLQNISPDIDLLESSEISILTLNDKKKNSDEYLSQQLTQESCVFSAVKGIVDSAIDNETRMGASLIRLHFHDCFVDGCDGGILLDDINGTFTGEQNSPPNNNSVRGFEVIAQAKQSVVDSCPNISVSCADILAIAARDSLAKLGGQTYTVALGRSDATTANFSGAINQLPAPSDNLTVQIQKFSDKNFTVREMVALAGAHTVGFARCATVCVSTNVNPAAQLQCNCSATLTDSDLQQLDTTPAVFDKVYYDNLNNNQGIMFSDQVLTGNTTTAGFVTTYSNNITVFLEDFAAAMIKMGNLPPSAGAQLEIRDVCSRVNPTSVASM encoded by the exons ATGGGTTTTCGTTTGAGCCATTTGAGCCTTGCGGTGAGCCTTGTGGCACTTGCACTTGCAGGTGTTGCCATTTATAGAAATACTTATGAAGCCATGGTCATGAATAACGGATCACTCCTCCAAAATATCTCTCCAGATATCGATTTGTTGGAATCAAGCGAAATCagtattttaactttaaacgataagaagaaaaattcagacGAATATTTGAGTCAGCAATTAACTCAGGAGTCATGCGTTTTCTCAGCTGTGAAAGGAATTGTGGACAGTGCCATTGATAATGAAACGCGCATGGGAGCTTCTCTCATTCGTCTACATTTCCACGACTGCTTTGTTGAT ggTTGTGATGGAGGTATTCTGCTAGATGATATTAATGGAACATTCACCGGGGAACAAAACTCACCACCCAACAACAACTCAGTCAGAGGCTTTGAAGTGATAGCACAAGCTAAACAAAGTGTTGTAGATTCATGCCCCAACATATCTGTATCTTGTGCTGACATTTTAGCTATTGCTGCTCGTGATTCTCTTGCTAAA TTAGGAGGACAAACTTATACCGTTGCACTAGGGAGAAGCGATGCTACAACAGCCAACTTTAGTGGTGCTATAAATCAACTTCCAGCTCCATCCGACAACCTAACTGTTCAAATACAGAAATTCAGCGACAAAAATTTCACTGTCCGTGAAATGGTGGCACTAGCTGGCGCGCACACGGTAGGTTTCGCCAGGTGTGCCACCGTGTGTGTTAGCACCAACGTTAATCCTGCCGCACAACTCCAATGCAACTGCTCCGCCACGCTAACTGATTCTGATTTGCAACAATTGGATACAACTCCTGCTGTGTTCGACAAAGTTTACTATGATAACTTAAACAACAACCAGGGGATAATGTTCTCCGATCAAGTTTTGACTGGGAATACTACAACTGCTGGTTTTGTAACCACTTATAGCAACAATATTACTGTTTTTCTTGAAGATTTTGCTGCTGCTATGATCAAAATGGGGAACCTACCTCCCTCCGCTGGCGCTCAATTGGAAATCCGCGATGTTTGTAGCAGGGTTAATCCCACTTCTGTGGCTTCTATGTGA